GCCCGCCACCTCGGCCTGCACCGCGGTGTGCCGCACCGGGAGTGGATAGCCGCGGCGGGTGGCACCGGCCCTGATCCCTGGCTGCGCTGGGCGCGGCGCGGTGCCCCGGCCCACGGTGCCGGCCTGGCCAAGCTCTACGTCAGCGTGGTCTGCGCCGACGTCGGCAGCGCCTTGCGGGTCACCGCGGCACTCGCCGCCGGTTCGTCCGCGGCATTCCTCAAGGTCGGCGGCGACCCGGCCGCGCTGCTGCGGCCCGACAAGCTCATGGTCTATTTCTGGAACCTCGACGACCTGCGCGAGTTCGCCTGTGCGCTGTCGGGTGAGCTGGCCGGGTGCGGCGTGCAGGGTGTGCCGTTCACGGCCGAACTGGCCGGTGACGGCCTGCTCTCGTGGGGGATGGACCCGCCGCCCGACGAGAGCGTGCCGGCCTGGCTCGGGCAGGAGAGCTGGCGGCTGTGGATCACCAACCGGCTGGCGGTCGCGCTGACCGGCGCCCGGGCGGCGGCCGAGCCGTGGCTGTTCGCTCTCGACCGGCTCCGCCTCGACGGGGTCGACACCGGGTCCTGGACCCCGATCGGCGCGGGCGCCGCCCAGTGAGCCTGCCACCCGAGTTGGTGCTGCCGGCCGACGTCCGACTCGTCCCGGTTGTCGAGCTGGCCGACGACCTGCGCGCTCAGCTCGACAGCGCGGAAGACGACTTCGTGTTGGTCCGGCCCCGCTCCCGGGCACCGTCCAAGGTGGTCAACGCACAGGCCGCCGAGCTGCTCGCCGGTTTCCGCGCACCGTCGTCGGTGGTCGACGCGGTCATCGGCTACAGCCGCGCGCACGGCACCGATCCGGAAGAGGATCTCGAGTCGGCCTTCCCGCTGATCAGCCAGCTGTTCGAGGCGCGGCTGCTGGTCGCGGCCGACGACGCCGACCGCGCCGGGGTCGCCGGCGTCTTCGAGCCCGGCCAACCGGTCGGCTCCTACACAGTGCTCGACCGGGTGCAGGCGCTCGAAGACACCGAGATCTACATCGCGAGGTCGGTAACCGACGACGTGGCGCTCAAGGTGTCGCGGTCGCCGGTCGACACACCACAGCCCGGCTTCGACCGCGAGGCGGCGGTGCTGCGGCACCTCGACGGCGAGGTCGCGCCGCGGCTGCTCGCCGACACGGCGCTCGACGGGCATCGCTGCCTGGTGACGTCGTGGTTCCCGGGCCGCCATGTGTCCACCGTGGCCGACGAGCTGCGCCGGCTCCCCGACGATCGCGTCGAGCTGGGGCGGCTGTGCGTCACGGTGCTCCGGGCCTACGCGCGGCTGCACCGGCGCGGCGTCGTGCACGGCGACGTGCACCCGCGCAACGTGCTGGTCGACCCGCTCGGTGAGGTCTGCGTCGTCGACTACGGGCTGGCCGGCTTCGCCTCGGCCGACACCGCGTTCGGCCCGCCGCCGCGGGGCGGCGTGGCCTATTTCTACGAGCCGGAGTACGCCCGGGCCGCCCGCAGTGACGCTCCACCGCCGGCGGTCACGCCGGCCGGCGAGCAATACGCCCTCGCCGCGCTGCTGTATCTGCTGTTCACCGGCGCTCAGCACCAACAGTTCCGGCTGGAGAAGCAGGAACTGCTGCGACAGATCGCCGAGGAGCCCGCGCTGCCGTTCGCGCAGCACGGCGGACCGCCGTGGCCCACGGTCGAAAAGGTTCTGGGCCGGGCCCTCGCGAAAAAACGCCGCCGACCGCTTCCCTTCCGTCGACGCCTTCGCCGGTGCGCTCGCGGCGGCCGTGTCCACTCGACCGCCAGCCGCGCGACCGCCGGCCGCGCCGCGCCCCGCGCCGCTGCTCGACGAGGTCCTCGGCCGGACCGGATCGTTGCTCGCGTCCGGGCTGCCGGCGCCGACCGGCTCGGTCAACTACGGCGCCGCCGGCATCGCCTACGCGCTGCACCGGATCGCCACCGTTCGCGACGACCCCGAACTCCTCGCCACCGCCGACGTGTGGGCCGCCCGTGCCGTCGCGGCGGTGGGCGACGACGCGGCGTTCCGCAGTGCCGACCTCGACATCGGGCCCGAGACCGTCGGCGTCGTGTCGCCCTTCCACACGGCGAGCGGCACCTATGCCGTGCGGGCGCTGGTCAGCCACGCGTCGGGTGAACCCGGGGAACGCTCGGCCGCGGTCGAGGCGTTCGTGCGCCACTCGCGTCGCGCCGAAACGCGGCTCGATCTGACGCTGGGCCGCTCCGGCACCCTGCTGGCGGGTGCGCTCCTCCTGCCGGTGGCACGGGACCACGCCGGGCTGCGCGACCTGGGCGACGACACCGCCGCCGGCCTGCTGGAGGAGATCCGCGCACCGGCGGCCGTGGCCGACGCGCGCTACCTCGGTGTCGCGCACGGCTGGGCGGGCGTGCTGTTCGCCCTGCTGTCCTGGCACCGGGCCCGCCGCACGCCGCCGCCCACGACGGTTGTCGACCGGCTCGCCGAGTTGGCCGCCCTGGCCGAGCCCAGTGGCTCGGGGCTGCGCTGGCCCACCAGCGGGCGCGGCGCCGCCGGCGGGCTGCCGCGCTATCTGAGCGGGTGGTGCCACGGCACCGCCGGCTACGTGCAGCTCTGGTCGGTCGCCTACGCGATGCTCGCCGACGAACGGCACCTGGCGCTGGCCGAAGGCGCGGGCCGGCACACCGCGGCGGCCGCCGACGGTGCCGGCAACCTCTGCTGTGGCGAGGCCGGCCAGGCCTACGCGTTGTTGCACCTGCATCGGACCACGGGCGACGCGCACTGGCTGACCGCCGCGAAGGAGCAGGCGCGGCGAGCGGTGGAGCACCGCGACCGGGCCCGCCCGGCACACAGCCTCTACAAGGGCGAAGTCGGCGTCGCGGTGCTGCTGGCCGACCTGGCTCGGCCTTCGACGGCCCGGATGCCGTTCTTCGAAGACGAGGGATGGTGAGTCAGCGGGCGACCAACGAGACCTCGAACGAGTAGCGGTCGGCGCGGTAGACATGGGAGCCAAACTCGACCGCCCGGCCGGCGTGGTCATACGCCGTCCGCTGCATGGTCAGCAACGGTGCGCCGCGGCCCTCGCCGAGCAGCCGCGCCTCGGCCGTGGTGGCCCGCCGAGCACCGATCGTCTGGTCGGCGATCCGCAGTTGCACGCCGTGTTCGCGCAGCACCTGGTAGAGGCCGCGTTCGCCGAGTTGGGCCGCGGTCAGGCCGGGCGCGACGGCGCGGGGCAGGTGGTTGTGCATCAGGGCCAGCGGCTCGTCGTCGGCGAAGCGCAGGCGCTCGATGGTGAAGACCTCGGTGCCCGGCTCCAGGTGCAGCGCGGCCCGGATCGGCTCCGGCGCCGGGGCGACCGAGAACGCCAGCACCTGCGTACGCGGCTCCCGGTTTGCCCGGCGCAGGTCGTCGTCGAGGCTGGTCAACTCGACCTTGCGGCGCACCGCGCTGTGCACGACCTGGGTGCCGACGCCCCGCTTGCGCACCACCAGGCCCTTGTCGACCAGCGTCTGGATGGCCTGGCGCATGGTCGGCCGGGACAGGCCGAGCCGGTCGGCGAGGGTCACCTCGGTGTCGAGCCGCGAGCCGGCCGGCAGTTGGCCCGACTCGATGAGGTCCTCCAGGGTGGTGGCGACCTGGAAGTAGAGCGGCACGGGGCTGAACCGGTCGATGGTGATCAGGCTGGCGATGCCGTCCACGTCGGACTCCTCGGGCGGTCGGGGGGATCCATGATAGGGCCCGCCGAGGGGATGATCCGAACGTCAGTATGTCTTAACAAACACTTGACACGAGTTCCGCGGCACGGCGAGACTCGCTGACATGCGCATCGGACTCATCGGTGCGGGACGCATCGGCGCCCTGCACGCCTCGACGCTGGATTCGTTGCCGTCCGTGACCGGCGTGGTGATCAGCGACGTCGACCACGAGCGGGCCCGGGTGCTCGCCGACAAGGTCGGCGCCGCGGCGGCCTCGATCGACGACCTGCTGAGCGCCGTCGACGGTGTCGTCGTCGCCACCAACACGGAGACCCACCGCGAGCTGATCGAGCGAGCCGCGGCCGCCGGGCTGCCGGTGTTCTGCGAGAAGCCGGTCGCACCCGACGTCGCCGGCACGCTGTCGGCACTGGCCGCCGTGCGCGCGGCCGGGGTGCCACTCCAGGTCGGGTTCCAGCGCCGGCACGACGCCGGCATCTCGGCTGTCCGGCGCGCGGTCACCGCCGGTGACCTCGGCACCCTGCACCTGGTGCGGTCGGCGACGCACGACCCCGCGCCGCCACCGGCCGGCTACGTTTCGACCTCCGGCGGGATCTTCCGCGACTGCGCGGTGCACGACTTCGACGCGGTCCGCTGGGTCACCGGGCGGGAAGTCGTCGAGGTGTCGGCGGCCGGGAGCAACCGCGGCGACGCCTTCTTCGCGGCGGCCGGCGATGTCGACACCGCCGTCGCGACGCTCACCCTCGACGACGGCACGCTCGCCGTCTGCACCGCGACCCGCTACAACGGCGCCGGCTACGACGTGCGGCTCGAGGCGCACGGGTCCGCCGGCGCGCTGACCGCCGGGCTCGACGAGCACGCGCCGCTGCCGCCGATGGCCACCGGGCAGCCCTACGCGGGCTTCGGCGAGCGGTTCCGCGACGCGTACGCTGCCGAGCTCATCGCCTTTGTCGACCTGGTCGCGGGCCGCCGGCCGAACACCTGTCCCGGCGAGGAAGCCCTGGCCGCGCTGCTCGTTGCCGAGGCCGCGGACCTGTCCCGCCGGGAGAATAGGCCCGTCAAGCTGACGGAGGTGGCGCCGTGATCCGGGTGGCCGGAGCACCGATCTCGTGGGGCGTCTGCGAGGTGCCCGGCTGGGGGCACTGCATGCCCGCCGACCGAGTGCTGAGAGAAATGTCCGCGCTGGGGCTGACCGCGACCGAACTCGGTCCCGACGGCTACCTGCCCGCCGACCCGGCCGAACGCGCCGAGTTGCTCGGCCGGCACCACCTCGAGGTGGCCGGCGGCTTCGTCCCGGTCGTGCTGCACGACCCCGGCCACGACCCGGTGCCGGGCGTCGTCCGGGCGCTGACCGCATGGTCGGGCGTGCTCGTGTTGGCCGCCGCGACCGGCACCGACGGCTACGACACCCGGCCCGACCTCGACGCGCTCGGTTGGCAGACGCTGCTCGGCAACCTCGACCAGATCAACACGGCGGCGGCGGAGCGCGGCGTCACCGCGACCCTGCACCCGCACATCGGCACGATGGTGGAAGGGCCCGATGAGGTACGCCGGGTCCTCGACGGCTCGGCCATCCCGCTCTGTCTCGACACCGGGCACCTGCTGGCCGGCGGCACCGACCCGGCGGCGCTGGCCCGCGAGGTGCCCGGCCGGATCGCGCACGTCCACCTCAAAGACGTCGACGCGGCGTCGGCGGCGCGGGTGCGCGCCGGCGAGGTCAGCTACACCGACGCCGTCCGGGCCGGCCTGTATCGGCCGCTCGGCGACGGGGATGTCGACATCGCCGCGATCGTCGGCGCGCTGACCGCGGCCGGCTACGCCGGCTGGTATGTGTTGGAGCAGGACACGATGCTCGACGCGGAACCCGCCGCGGGCGAAGGGCCGGTCGCGGACGTCCGCCGGAGCCTGGAGCACCTGCGGAAGGTGGCGGCGTGAGTCCCTTCGATGTGGTCGCGGTCGGGCGGCTCGGTGTCGACCTCTATCCCGAGCAGATCGGGGTGCCGCTCGCCGCGGTGCGCACGTTCGCCAAGTCGCTCGGCGGCACGGCCGCCAACGTCGCGGTCGCCGCGGCCCGGCACGGCCGGCGGGTCGCCCTGGTCAGCGGCACCGGCGCCGACCCGTTCGGCGAATACCTCCACCAGGAACTGCGCGGCTACGGCGTCGACGACCGCTGGGTGGCGACCGTGCCCGACCTGCCGACCCCGGTCACGTTCTGCGAGATCTTCCCGCCCGACCGGTTCCCGATCTACTTCTACCGCTACCCGACCGCACCCGACCTGCGGATCGACCCGGCCGGCCTCGACCTCGACGCGCTGCGCCAGGCCGGCGTGCTCTGGCTGACCGGCACCGGCCTGTCCGCCGAGCCCAGCCGCTCGGCGCACCTGGCCGCGCTGCGCGCCCGCGAGCGGGCCCCGCTGACCATTCTCGACCTCGACTACCGGGCCCAGTTCTGGCCCGACGAGGCGGCGGCCGGCGAGGCCTTCCGCGCCGCGTTGCCGCTGGTCACCGTCGCGGTCGGCAACGCCGAGGAGTGTGCGGTCGCCACCGGCGAGCACGACCCCGAGCGGGCCGCCGCGGCGCTGCTCGCCCAGGGCCTCGAACTGGCCGTGGTCAAGCTCGGCGGCGAGGGCGTGCTCGGTGTGACCGCGACCGAGACGGTCCGGGTGCCGCCGGTGCGGGTCGAGGTGGTCAACGGGCTCGGCGCCGGCGACGCGTTCGGCGGCGCGCTCTGCCACGGGCTGCTCGCCGGCTGGCCGCTGGCCCGGGTGCTCTCGTTCGCCAACGCGGCCGGTGCCCACGTCGCCGCCCGGCTCGCCTGCGCCCCCGACATGCCGACATCCCAAGAGGTTGAGGAGCTGGTCACGGCGATGAGCGACGATGCGTGACGACACGCTGCGGGAGCTGGTCCGGACCCGCGCGGAGGAGCCCGAGCGGCTCGCCGTGACGGCCGCCGCCCGGCGCCGCCGCCCGCTGCTGCCCGCCCGCGGCCGGCTGATGCTCATCGCGGCCGACCATCCGGCCCGCGGCGCGTTCTCGGTCGGCGGCCGCCCGATGGCCATGGCCGACCGCATCGACCTGCTCGACCGGATGCTGCTCGCGCTGTCCCGACCCGGTGTCGACGGGGTGCTCGGCACCCCGGACCTGATCGACGACCTGCTGCTGCTCGGCGCGCTCGACGACAAGGTGGTCATCGGCTCGATGAACCGCGGCGGGATCCCGGGCACCGCGTTCGAGATCGATGACCGGTTCACCGCCTACCGCGCCGACTCGCTGGTCGCGGGCAACCTCGACGGCGGCAAGATGCTGCTCCGGATCGACCCGACCGATCCGGCCACGGCGGCGACCCTGGAGGGGTGCGGCAACGCGGTCAACGGGCTCGCCGCCAACCGGCTGATGGCGATGGTCGAGCCTTTCTGGGTACGCCGTGACGCGGCCGGCCGGGCACTCAACGACCTGTCGCCCGACGCGGTGATCCGGTCGATCGCGATCGCGCAGGGGCTCGGCACGACGTCCGCGTACACCTGGCTCAAGGTCCCGGTCGTGGCCGAGATGGAGCGGGTGCTGACCGCGAGCACCCTGCCGGCGCTGCTGCTCGGCGGCGACCCGGGCGAGGCGCCCGAGGAGACCTACGCGTCGTGGCAGAAGGCGCTGCGGCTGCCGACGGTGCGCGGCCTGGTGGTCGGCCGGACGCTGCTCTACCCGCCCGACGACGACGTGGCGGCCGCGGTGGACACGGCGGTGAGCCTGCTGTGAGCTGGTATCGCCCGCAGTGCGCGGAGGTCGCGCCGGACGGCGACGGGTGGCGGCACACCGGCCTGCGGATCGTCACGCTCGCGGCCGGGGAGTCGACCAGTTGGTCCACCGGGCCTTTCGAGCAGGTCGTGGTGCCGCTGTCCGGCGCGGCCGAGCTGACCTGTGACGGTTCACCGATCACGTTGCACGGCCGTCCTGACGTGTTCACCGCCGTCACCGACCTCTGCTACGTGCCGCCCGGCTCGCAGGTCACCCTCGGCAGTGCGGCCGGTGGCCGGTTCGCGGTCGCTTCCGCCTTCGCCGCGGCTGGTCTGCCGTTGCGCTACCGGCCGGCGAGCGAGGTGCCGGTCGAGGTGCGCGGTGCCGGGTCGGCGACCCGTCAGGTCAACAACCTGGCCGACGCGTCGTCGTTCGCCTGCCAGCAGCTGATCGTGGTCGAGGTGCTCACCCCGGGCGGCAACTGGTCCAGCTATCCGCCGCACAAGCACGACGAGCACCGTCCTGATGAGACGGAGCTCGAAGAGATCTACTACTTCGAGGTGGCCCGCGGTGGCGCCGGCTATCAGCGCGTCTACACCAGCGGCCCGGAGCGGGAGATCGACGTGCTTGCCGAGGTGCGCAGCGGCGACGTGGTGCTGGTGCCGCACGGCTGGCACGGCCCGTCGATGGCGGCGCCCGGCTACGACCTCTACTACCTCAACGTGATGGCCGGGCCGGGTGACCGGGCCTGGCGGTTCCGCGACGACCCCGCGCACGCCTGGATCCGCGACACCTGGGCGGACCAGCCGATCGACCCGCGCGTTCCGTTCTACGGGAGGCCCGCATGAGACTCACGGTGGCAC
This genomic interval from Asanoa ferruginea contains the following:
- a CDS encoding lanthionine synthetase LanC family protein, translated to MSTRPPAARPPAAPRPAPLLDEVLGRTGSLLASGLPAPTGSVNYGAAGIAYALHRIATVRDDPELLATADVWAARAVAAVGDDAAFRSADLDIGPETVGVVSPFHTASGTYAVRALVSHASGEPGERSAAVEAFVRHSRRAETRLDLTLGRSGTLLAGALLLPVARDHAGLRDLGDDTAAGLLEEIRAPAAVADARYLGVAHGWAGVLFALLSWHRARRTPPPTTVVDRLAELAALAEPSGSGLRWPTSGRGAAGGLPRYLSGWCHGTAGYVQLWSVAYAMLADERHLALAEGAGRHTAAAADGAGNLCCGEAGQAYALLHLHRTTGDAHWLTAAKEQARRAVEHRDRARPAHSLYKGEVGVAVLLADLARPSTARMPFFEDEGW
- the iolB gene encoding 5-deoxy-glucuronate isomerase — encoded protein: MSWYRPQCAEVAPDGDGWRHTGLRIVTLAAGESTSWSTGPFEQVVVPLSGAAELTCDGSPITLHGRPDVFTAVTDLCYVPPGSQVTLGSAAGGRFAVASAFAAAGLPLRYRPASEVPVEVRGAGSATRQVNNLADASSFACQQLIVVEVLTPGGNWSSYPPHKHDEHRPDETELEEIYYFEVARGGAGYQRVYTSGPEREIDVLAEVRSGDVVLVPHGWHGPSMAAPGYDLYYLNVMAGPGDRAWRFRDDPAHAWIRDTWADQPIDPRVPFYGRPA
- a CDS encoding Gfo/Idh/MocA family protein, whose translation is MRIGLIGAGRIGALHASTLDSLPSVTGVVISDVDHERARVLADKVGAAAASIDDLLSAVDGVVVATNTETHRELIERAAAAGLPVFCEKPVAPDVAGTLSALAAVRAAGVPLQVGFQRRHDAGISAVRRAVTAGDLGTLHLVRSATHDPAPPPAGYVSTSGGIFRDCAVHDFDAVRWVTGREVVEVSAAGSNRGDAFFAAAGDVDTAVATLTLDDGTLAVCTATRYNGAGYDVRLEAHGSAGALTAGLDEHAPLPPMATGQPYAGFGERFRDAYAAELIAFVDLVAGRRPNTCPGEEALAALLVAEAADLSRRENRPVKLTEVAP
- a CDS encoding Cgl0159 family (beta/alpha)8-fold protein, whose translation is MRDDTLRELVRTRAEEPERLAVTAAARRRRPLLPARGRLMLIAADHPARGAFSVGGRPMAMADRIDLLDRMLLALSRPGVDGVLGTPDLIDDLLLLGALDDKVVIGSMNRGGIPGTAFEIDDRFTAYRADSLVAGNLDGGKMLLRIDPTDPATAATLEGCGNAVNGLAANRLMAMVEPFWVRRDAAGRALNDLSPDAVIRSIAIAQGLGTTSAYTWLKVPVVAEMERVLTASTLPALLLGGDPGEAPEETYASWQKALRLPTVRGLVVGRTLLYPPDDDVAAAVDTAVSLL
- the iolC gene encoding 5-dehydro-2-deoxygluconokinase — encoded protein: MSPFDVVAVGRLGVDLYPEQIGVPLAAVRTFAKSLGGTAANVAVAAARHGRRVALVSGTGADPFGEYLHQELRGYGVDDRWVATVPDLPTPVTFCEIFPPDRFPIYFYRYPTAPDLRIDPAGLDLDALRQAGVLWLTGTGLSAEPSRSAHLAALRARERAPLTILDLDYRAQFWPDEAAAGEAFRAALPLVTVAVGNAEECAVATGEHDPERAAAALLAQGLELAVVKLGGEGVLGVTATETVRVPPVRVEVVNGLGAGDAFGGALCHGLLAGWPLARVLSFANAAGAHVAARLACAPDMPTSQEVEELVTAMSDDA
- a CDS encoding GntR family transcriptional regulator, yielding MDGIASLITIDRFSPVPLYFQVATTLEDLIESGQLPAGSRLDTEVTLADRLGLSRPTMRQAIQTLVDKGLVVRKRGVGTQVVHSAVRRKVELTSLDDDLRRANREPRTQVLAFSVAPAPEPIRAALHLEPGTEVFTIERLRFADDEPLALMHNHLPRAVAPGLTAAQLGERGLYQVLREHGVQLRIADQTIGARRATTAEARLLGEGRGAPLLTMQRTAYDHAGRAVEFGSHVYRADRYSFEVSLVAR
- a CDS encoding TIM barrel protein, whose protein sequence is MIRVAGAPISWGVCEVPGWGHCMPADRVLREMSALGLTATELGPDGYLPADPAERAELLGRHHLEVAGGFVPVVLHDPGHDPVPGVVRALTAWSGVLVLAAATGTDGYDTRPDLDALGWQTLLGNLDQINTAAAERGVTATLHPHIGTMVEGPDEVRRVLDGSAIPLCLDTGHLLAGGTDPAALAREVPGRIAHVHLKDVDAASAARVRAGEVSYTDAVRAGLYRPLGDGDVDIAAIVGALTAAGYAGWYVLEQDTMLDAEPAAGEGPVADVRRSLEHLRKVAA